The sequence AAAATTGAATATTTTCAATCAAATCATGAAGGGGAATTAATTGATAAAATTCAAGAAGTAGGTTTTTCTTATGATGCTATAATTTTAAATGCAGGTGGTTACACACATACTTCTGTGGCTCTTGCTGATGCTGTTGCTTCGATAAATACTCCTGTTTATGAAGTGCATATTTCAAATATTTATGCAAGAGAAAACTACAGAAAAATATCATATATTTCACAACATGCTAAAGCAGTAATTTCCGGTTTTGGAATTGATGTTTATGAATTGGCAGTGAGGGGAGGAGTGAGAGATGAGAGATGAGAGATGAGGAGTGAGAGATGAGGAGTGAGAGATGAGAAATGAG comes from Bacteroidota bacterium and encodes:
- a CDS encoding type II 3-dehydroquinate dehydratase encodes the protein MRIIIINGPNLNLLGIRETDIYGEKSFDDYLVGLKEKFPQHKIEYFQSNHEGELIDKIQEVGFSYDAIILNAGGYTHTSVALADAVASINTPVYEVHISNIYARENYRKISYISQHAKAVISGFGIDVYELAVRGGVRDER